CCTTCAGGGCGGCGTACGCGTACAGCATGCTGGGCGCGATGCTCTCGTCGTTGGCATCCAGCGCGGCCTCGAAGGCCTCCAGCGTCTCGTGCGTGGCGCCGGGGCGGATGAAGATCTCGGTGCTTCCGCACCACACCATCACCAGGCGGTCGCAGCCCTTCTCGTCCTTGAAGCGGCGGATGTCCTCGCGCAGGGCCTCGGCCCACTCGCGCTTGGAGGTGCCGGGCTTCACGTTGGTGCCCTGGAGCTTCTTGACGTAGTTCTGGTCGAACGCGGCCGGCATCGGCTTGATCGACTTCAGGAAGTCGGCGATGGGCTCGATGTGCTCCCACTTGTTCAGCACGCCGGCGTTCAGCGCCGACTCGTACGCGTCGTCCGCGATGGGGTCCCAGGCGCCGAACACGATGTCGTCCAGGTTCGCGAGCGGCACGAAGTCGCTGATCTTGGGCGAGCGCTTGTCGCTGCGCTTCCCCAGGCGGATGGTGCCCATCTGCGTCATCGACCCGATGGGGCGCGCGATGCCGCGGCGGGTCAGCTCCACGCCGGCGATCAGCGTGGTCGAAACCGCCCCGAGGCCGGGGAGGAGGATGCCGAGCTTGCCCGTGGCGGGCCGCGGCTTGTTCTGTTCGTTGGTCATGGCTTGCCTCTAGTTGGCGGTGTTGGGACCGGCGCTTGGACCGGCGGGCGGGTGTCGCCGCGTGTGGCGGTACACCCAGACGATGCGCTGGAACGCCGTCAGGTTGGTCAGCACCGCCATGGCGATGAGGACCCACGTGAGCACCACGCCGTCCCACTTGGTGCCGAGCATCGCCGCGATGCCCAGCAGTACCACGCGCTCCGGGCGCTGCATGAGCCCGACCTTGCAGTCGATGCCCAGCCCCTCGGCCCGCGCGCGGGTGTACGAGATCATCAGGGAGCCGGCCAGCGCCAGCGCGACCGTGTACACCATCCACGGTTCCCCGACGTACGGATGGCCTCCGCTGTACACCGAGAAGAGGCCGATGAAGACCACGATCTCGGAGACGCGGTCCAGGGTGGAATCGTAGAACGACCCGAAGACCGATGCCAGGCCCGTCCCGCGGGCCACGTACCCGTCCAGGATGTCGAACAGGCCGCCCAGCAGGATCAGGAAGCCGCCCCACCCCAGGTGCCCGCGGAAGAAGCAGAGCCCGGCGCCGCAGGTCACCAGGAACCCGACCGTGGTGATCAGGTTCGGGTGCACGCGGCGGCGCACCAGCGCGTCCATCAGCGGCTTGATGAAGCGGACGAACCCTTCCTGCAGCCAGCCGGGGAGAAAGCTCATCTACCGCTTTCCAGGAATTAGGACGGGAGGATGATGCGGCTCTGCTCGCCGGCCTCGATCCCCTTCGCGATCTCTTCGTTGATGCGCATCATCAGCTTGTCGAAGTTCGCGCGGGCCGACTCGAACGCCTGGTAGGCGGGGCTGGCCTGGGCCTGCATGGCCACGCGCTCGAACTCCAGCTGCTGCTCCTCGGTGGGCTCCTCGCCGCTCTCGATGGCGCGGCCGAAGGCCTCCTGGATCTCGTTGAGCCGGTTGAGCAGCGCCACCGTCTGGCGGTCGTCGCTCAGCGTCGTGTTGGCTCGCTTCAGCGCGCCGTACTCGCCGCTCTGCGCGAGCAGGCGGCCCACCTCGCGTGCCTTCTCCCAGATCAGGTCCATCCCGCAAGTCCTTTCCGGCCTGCGGCGCCGCCGCGGCCCAGTGTCGTGTCGCCCGCGGGAACGAATAAGCCCGCCCGGGCCGCGGCCGTCAGCCGCCGAAGTCCGCCAGCACCATCCGTTCGCGCCCTGCAAGGTCGCGCAGCACCCGCGGCTCGCCGAAGCCCGCCGTCGCGCGTACGAGGTCCGCCACCGCCGCGCCCTGCTCGGCGCCGATCTCCATCGCCAGCAGCCCGTTCGGGCGGAGGACCGCGGGCGCGCCGGAGACGAGCCGCCGCACCACGTCCAGCCCGTCCGCGCCTGAGAAGAGGGCGCTGGCCGGCTCCCAGTCGCGCACTTCGGCGTCCAGCGACTCGCGCTCGGAGAGGCCGACGTACGGCGGATTGGAGACGACCACGTCGAACGTCTCCCCCGCCACCGGCGCGTACGCGTCGCCCTGGCGGAACTCCACCGGCGCGTGCGGCGCGGCAGAGGCGTGGTTCGCACGGGCGACTTCGAGCGCGCCGGCCTCCACGTCTGTGGCGACCACGCGCGCGAACGGGCCCTCGGTGGCGAGCGCCAGCGCGATGGCGCCGGAGCCGGTGCCCACGTCCAGCGCGTGCAGGCCCTCCCGGCCCCGCGCCCAGGCGAGCACCTCGTCCACCAGCGTCTCCGTCTCGGGACGGGGGATGAGAACGCGCCGGTCCACCGCCAGCCGCAGGTCGCGGAAGGCGGCCACGCCGTCAATGTACTGCAGCGGCTCGCGCTTCGCACGTCGCAGCAGCCGCTCCTTGAACAGCGCCACCTCTTCCGGCCGCAGCGGGCGGTCGTACTGGAGGTACAGGTCCAGCCGCTTGAGGCCCAGGACGCCGGACAGCAGCAGCTCGCCGTTCAGCCGCGGGTTGTGGAAGCCCTTGCCCTTGAGCCAGTCCGCCGTCCACGCCAGCATCTCCATCACCGTCCACGTCCGCGCCGCCTCGCTCACGCGTCGCCCCGGCGGGTCGGACGAGGAGAACGGACGCGTCCCCGCCCGCCGGCGGCGCAGTGCGCAAGCCGGAAGATGCGGGGCGGATGGGGGGCGGGGGCGCGAGTCAACGCGGGCTTACGCGGCGCGCTCTTCCTGCACCGACAGCTTGAGCCGCTCGATCACCTCGCCCAGGTCGCCGTCCAGCACCTGCTGCAGCGCGTGCGTGGTGAACCCGATGCGGTGGTCGGTGATGCGGCTCTGCGGGAAGTTGTACGTGCGGATCTTGGCCGAGCGGTCGCCGGTGCCCACCTGCGCCTTGCGGTCGCGCGAGCGCTCCGCCTCCTGCTCCGCGATGCGCGCGTCCAGCAGGCGCGAGCGGAGCACCTGCATGGCCTTGTCCTTGTTCTTGTGCTGGCTCTTCTCGTCCTGGCACGTCACCACCAGCCCCGAGGGCAGGTGGGTGATGCGCACGGCGCTGTCGGTCGTGTTCACCGACTGGCCGCCGGGGCCCGACGAGCGGTAGACGTCGATCTTCAGCTCGTTGGGGTTGATCTGCACGTCCAC
This genomic interval from Longimicrobiaceae bacterium contains the following:
- the prmC gene encoding peptide chain release factor N(5)-glutamine methyltransferase is translated as MSEAARTWTVMEMLAWTADWLKGKGFHNPRLNGELLLSGVLGLKRLDLYLQYDRPLRPEEVALFKERLLRRAKREPLQYIDGVAAFRDLRLAVDRRVLIPRPETETLVDEVLAWARGREGLHALDVGTGSGAIALALATEGPFARVVATDVEAGALEVARANHASAAPHAPVEFRQGDAYAPVAGETFDVVVSNPPYVGLSERESLDAEVRDWEPASALFSGADGLDVVRRLVSGAPAVLRPNGLLAMEIGAEQGAAVADLVRATAGFGEPRVLRDLAGRERMVLADFGG
- a CDS encoding CDP-alcohol phosphatidyltransferase family protein — its product is MSFLPGWLQEGFVRFIKPLMDALVRRRVHPNLITTVGFLVTCGAGLCFFRGHLGWGGFLILLGGLFDILDGYVARGTGLASVFGSFYDSTLDRVSEIVVFIGLFSVYSGGHPYVGEPWMVYTVALALAGSLMISYTRARAEGLGIDCKVGLMQRPERVVLLGIAAMLGTKWDGVVLTWVLIAMAVLTNLTAFQRIVWVYRHTRRHPPAGPSAGPNTAN
- a CDS encoding YlbF family regulator, with protein sequence MDLIWEKAREVGRLLAQSGEYGALKRANTTLSDDRQTVALLNRLNEIQEAFGRAIESGEEPTEEQQLEFERVAMQAQASPAYQAFESARANFDKLMMRINEEIAKGIEAGEQSRIILPS